The sequence below is a genomic window from Setaria italica strain Yugu1 chromosome IV, Setaria_italica_v2.0, whole genome shotgun sequence.
TCATTCAGCATGACGCCATGACAACATGCAAGCACATTATCACTCGGTAATCTACTACTAGTATAATAACATTATATATATCAGGTCCAGGTTACATGCTCTACCTCTGACTGTCACTCTCATCTCAACCACTCACACCTCACCTCATCCCCGTTACAGTTACAGGCAAAGACGGCTGCCGAAAGAACACTATCACGTATGCTAGCACACGAGCGAGGCCCGGAGCGAGTGCGTCGTCGACAGGTTCGTGCACGACGCCCACCGTATCACGGACTCGGCCACCGCCACGTCCAGGTGCTCCCGCTCGCCGGCACCGATCGTGTGGTTCCGCCTGCTGTTGATGCCGACGCCACCCCGCGACGTGCTCCCCCTCGCCGTCCTTGTGGTCGTGGCCTCCACCGTCCTCAGGGACGAGAAAGGAGCAGCAGCCACTGTCGCCTCGGCGGGAGCATTCTGGCCCGAAGACCCCGACGGCTCAGGCTCGTCGCATTCTTGCGCGCAGAAGAACGAGAAGCTCGGCATGGATGCCACCGGTGGTGGCAGGAACGCCCCGCCGCTGGGCTCGCAGGCCTCACCGAACGAGAATCCTGAGGTCGAGCAAGACGGGGCCATGTCAGCGACGAACGCCGAGAAGGACGACCTGCAGGCGAAGGTGGGCGAGCACGCTTCATCCTCCCCCGCCATGCCCTGGCAGGAGACAGGGCCGCCGGTGTTGAAGCTCACGTCCCTGCTCCGCGACGCCAGCGGCGTGGAGAAGGAGCACGAGCCGAGGTCCTCCCTCCGGAGGCCGATCTCGTGGCAGTGGCTGCAGGAATCTTGTGATTGCTCCGCGTGTTCTTGCATCCACGAATGATCTGCGTGAGAAAGATTTGTTTAGATAAAAGTCCACGTGGTGAACAGCTACTACAGAATGGGGAGGACCCATCATCAACAACAGGCTGATCCTTGCAGTAAGGTCCGGAAATTATGCCTTGACAGCCAACCAAACCAGATTCCATGAAGGGTGGAAGAATGAATCAGCAAGCTTAAAGTAACATATGCGAAGAGAAAGGGGGGGATTTAAAATATCAGTACGGTGGTAGTGGATCTACCAGAACATGGCCCTACCACAAAATGGTGATGGCTGCCGATGACACTCATCCTGTTCCCAGCCTTGCAAGATTAAATTAGGAAAACCACCAGCTTGAGCTGGCGCTAGCTCACTACTTAGCGGAGAAGCTACGATGCTTTACTCGTTTTGTAACGTAAACGGGCAATTAAACAACGCTAGACTTGCTTTCATTGATCTCTATGGTCGACAGTTCAATTGTCTGAATTTATAGTCAGGAATCATGAATCCAGATGAAGATACTGATGCATGAAAAGGGCTGGTATTTAATTTTGGCGGTTTGATGGATTCATATCTGAATGTCAGGAATCATGAATGGAGCCGAAGATATTGATGCATGAAAGGGGCTGTTATTTAATTTTGGCGGTTTCGGAAACACACGAATTCATGTCTGAAAGTCAGGAATCATGAATCTAGCTAAAGATATCGATGCATGAAAAGGGCTAGTTTCTAAAATTGGCGATTGCGAAAAATGGAAGAATTCGTGTCTCACCTAGAACCTGCTTGGCGGTTAGTCGTTGTCTAGGATCGCGCCGCAGCATCCCAGTCACCAGCTCCTTTGCTGAATCAGAAACCCTATCCCAGGGATCAGAAGGGAACCGCAGCTCTGTGGACCTTATACACTCGAAGATCTTCGACTTTGTTTTCCCCCAAAACGGCGGGAAGCCACTCAGGAGGATGTAAAGTATAACCCCGGCGCTCCATACATCGGCAGCTTCATTGTATCCACCGGAAAGCACCTCCGGCGCAATGTAAAACGGGCTTCCTACCATGCCGCTCAAGCTTCGACCTGACAAAACCCAGATTCTGATTTTAGCTCCCAAAGACTAGCATTGACAAAGTGCATCTTGCATAGAATTGATCGGATACCAACTGTACCAGGCTGGATGTAGGTGGCGAGGCCAAAGTCCGCGAGTTTGATCGGCGACGACAGCGACTTGCTGACCAGGAGGATGTTCTCCGGCTTCAAGTCCCGGTGGACGATCCCCTTGCTGTGGCAATGGGCCACGACCTCCATGAGGTACCGGAAGAGCACGGCGGCCTCGTGCTCCGAGAAGCAGCCACGCTCCTCGAGGCGGTGGAAGAGCTCTCCGCCGGCGCAGAGCTCCATGACGAGGTGCACGGAGTCCTCGTCCTCGTACACGGCCTTGAGGTCAACGACGTTGGGGTGGCCCGAGAGGCGCGCCATGACCTCGATCTCGAGCTTGACGCCCCTCACGTCGTCGGGGGACACGAGGCGGTCCTTGGCGATGGACTTGCAGGCGAGCGCCTCGCCGGTGACCAGGTCGGAGCAGGAACGGATGACGCCGAACTGGCCCCACCCGAGCTGCGGCCCCAGCGCGTAGCGGTCCTCGAGGCACGAGACGTGCGCCGCCTCCAGCAAGGCCCCGCGCAAGCCCGGAGCCTTGTACGAGTTGTActtggcgtcgccgccgccgacccagccggcggcggccatcgcgcTGAGGTCCCACACGCTGGAATCCGGAGAAGCTTCCGCCCCCaaccctccgccgccccggTGAAGCGAATCCCCGGGCCCTGAAGCGAGGCTCCCGTGCTCCCGAATCTGGCGGCCTCAGTGCCTTCCCTCCACGGGCATTCCGCGCTCTGCAGCCGAATCTGCGGCGAGGAAAGCGAGAAAGGCaagcaagaacaaaaaaaacGCAAAAGCTTTAGCTCTCGGAGGTTGGAGCCCCCAAAATCGCGGCTTTATACTCAGCAACAAAAATctttttccaaacaaaaaacCGAGAAGCCCCGCGGGCTCGGGACCCCGGACACCGACTCGGAATTCAAAACTCCCAGCACGGGGAGCGCGCAGGCGCCCGCGAaacccgcggcggccggcgcgccggcggcagAGCCCGCGGTCAACTCCTCGAGCAAGCTCGGGCGGAGCCGATTGGGCGAGAGCCCGCGCAGATCGAGCCGCGCCTCGCCGGGGAGGCCGAGCCGGGCTCGAAACTGCCGGAGAAACCGCCGTATCCGGCCTCGAAGATACACATATGGTAGGGGAGAGACTCACCcacgccgctgcggcggcggccgagcggggtcgccggcggcggggtcagCTCCGCCCAGCTCGCGGCATTCGGC
It includes:
- the LOC111257001 gene encoding calcium-dependent protein kinase 17 translates to MAAAGWVGGGDAKYNSYKAPGLRGALLEAAHVSCLEDRYALGPQLGWGQFGVIRSCSDLVTGEALACKSIAKDRLVSPDDVRGVKLEIEVMARLSGHPNVVDLKAVYEDEDSVHLVMELCAGGELFHRLEERGCFSEHEAAVLFRYLMEVVAHCHSKGIVHRDLKPENILLVSKSLSSPIKLADFGLATYIQPGRSLSGMVGSPFYIAPEVLSGGYNEAADVWSAGVILYILLSGFPPFWGKTKSKIFECIRSTELRFPSDPWDRVSDSAKELVTGMLRRDPRQRLTAKQVLDHSWMQEHAEQSQDSCSHCHEIGLRREDLGSCSFSTPLASRSRDVSFNTGGPVSCQGMAGEDEACSPTFACRSSFSAFVADMAPSCSTSGFSFGEACEPSGGAFLPPPVASMPSFSFFCAQECDEPEPSGSSGQNAPAEATVAAAPFSSLRTVEATTTRTARGSTSRGGVGINSRRNHTIGAGEREHLDVAVAESVIRWASCTNLSTTHSLRASLVC